In Anopheles gambiae chromosome 2, idAnoGambNW_F1_1, whole genome shotgun sequence, a single window of DNA contains:
- the LOC1278418 gene encoding formin-like protein isoform X3 has product MGLASSKAVSSIAVSSSHAAGSTDKGNGRLSKDSVIVETNYASMSTDIQQPCSILPSPSGSSGIDTWKTSSCHVRQASIRSRNLQPMPDAGELDRRFAKVLASMDLPPDKAKLLKNYDNEKKWDIICDQEMVHAKDPPAHYLTKLRTYLDPKASRSHRKRKMVGESTSTQVLRDLEISLRTNHIEWVKEFLDEENQGLDALIDYLSFRLTMMRHEQRILEAKSESDEGLTTKETAANSSYGSNETNHKIAPNGFMRPGLGDMLDSPSIKRRSRHIAKLNMGLTTDDIHVCIMCMRAIMNNKYGFNMVIQHREAINCIALSLIHKSLRTKALVLELLAAICLVKGGHEIILCAFDNFKKVCSEQRRFQTLMEYFMNYELFNIDFMVACMQFVNIVVHSVEDMNYRVHLQYEFTALGLDEYLEKLRLTESEELHVQISAYLDNVFDVAALMEDSETKTAALERVNELEDELGRALDQASEIEREALFKIGELEAELSRTRNERDDLYNKQLVVEDEIVKLKRALKQHEQESQSRQSMLLELENLTKTLPKGTSIADVSNLLAKGGLSELSPTGAAGAGAGGQQQAPPIPPPPAPPIPPSAANAPMPPPPPCPPAPPSGLSNGGEPPKAPPKPPSFIPVPPPMGGPYGGNNALHCTDGAMTIKRKVQPKYKLPTLNWVALKPNQVRGTIFNELDDEKLHRQIDFVDFEERFKIGMGGPVTNGNCDMDGLTAFPSKRFKKPEHISLLEHTRLRNIAISRRKLEMPAETVIKAINNLDLKLLSLENVELLQKMTPTDQEQKLYKEYVIEKKDLNQLTEEDKFMLQLTKVERISSKLSIMNYIGNFFESWHLISPQVYSIISASSSIKSSKKFRAVLEVILAFGNYLNSSKRGPAYGFKLQSLDTLLDTKSNDKRMSLMHYIVATIRQKFPELMNFDTELFCIDKAAQVSLEMLISDVNELEKGMETVRKEADLRGKGTQSHVLRDFLANSEEKLKKIRSDCKTAQESFKECIEYFGESSRNADANAFFSLLVRFVRAFKICDQENEQRRRLEAAALQASTKKDEEEQVVLRNNKINNQKKQQVRPLADGNPLRLSTAFLQNLTQMNRELQHVFGSGSSYVS; this is encoded by the exons GCATCGATGGACCTTCCACCGGATAAAGCAAAGTTGCTGAAGAACTATGATAACGAGAAAAAATGGGACATCATATGTGATCAG GAAATGGTGCACGCAAAAGATCCTCCGGCACACTATCTCACCAAGCTCCGCACCTATCTCGATCCCAAGGCGTCCCGAAGTCACAGG AAGCGGAAGATGGTTGGCGAATCAACATCGACACAGGTTTTGCGCGATCTGGAAATTTCCCTTCGAACTAACCATATCGAGTGGGTGAAGGAGTTTCTGGACGAAGAAAACCAGGGTCTCGACGCATTGATAGATTATCTCAGCTTTCGGTTGACCATGATGCGGCACGAACAGCGTATCCTGGAAGCAAAGTCAGAATCGGACGAAGGCCTAACGACGAAAGAGACAGCGGCCAACAGTTCGTACGGGAGCAACGAAACTAATCACAAGATTGCACCAAACGGGTTCATGCGTCCCGGTCTGGGTGACATGCTGGACAGCCCCAGCATAAAGCGCCGTTCCCGCCACATCGCAAAACTCAACATGGGCCTGACGACGGATGACATTCACGTGTGCATTATGTGCATGCGGGCCATCATGAACAACAAGTACGGATTCAACATGGTCATCCAGCACCGGGAAGCGATCAACTGCATCGCACTCAGCTTGATCCACAAATCGCTGCGCACCAAGGCGCTggtgctggagctgctggCGGCCATTTGCTTAGTGAAGGGTGGGCATGAAATCATCCTGTGCGCGTTTGACAACTTTAAGAAAGTGTGCTCCGAGCAGCGCCGCTTCCAGACGCTGATGGAATATTTTATGAACTACGAGCTGTTTAACATCGACTTTATGGTGGCGTGTATGCAATTCGTTAACATTGTCGTCCACTCGGTGGAAGATATGAACTACCGGGTGCACCTGCAGTACGAGTTCACAGCGCTCGGGCTAGACGAGTATCTGGAGAAGCTCCGGCTGACGGAATCGGAGGAGCTGCACGTTCAAATTTCAGCCTACTTGGACAACGTGTTCGATGTGGCTGCCCTGATGGAGGACAGCGAAACGAAAACGGCCGCGCTCGAACGTGTCAACGAGCTGGAAGACGAGCTTGGCCGAGCGCTGGATCAGGCCAGCGAAATAGAGCGGGAAGCACTGTTCAAGATCGGGGAGCTGGAGGCAGAGCTGAGCCGAACGCGCAACGAACGGGACGATTTGTACAACAAGCAGCTGGTGGTGGAAGACGAAATCGTAAAGCTAAAGCGCGCTCTGAAACAACACGAGCAAGAATCCCAAAGCCGACAGTCAATGCTCCTCGAGCTGGAGAATCTCACCAAAACGCTTCCCAAAGGTACGTCAATTGCAGACGTATCGAACCTCCTGGCGAAGGGAGGCTTGTCCGAGCTTAGTCCTACGGGTGCAGCTGGCGCTGGTGCAGGTGGTCAGCAGCAAGCACCACCGATACCGCCCCCACCGGCCCCGCCAATACCACCCTCGGCCGCAAATGCTCCCATGCCTCCTCCACCACCCTGTCCGCCTGCACCGCCCAGCGGACTGTCGAACGGTGGTGAACCACCGAAAGCTCCCCCCAAACCGCCGTCATTCATTCCAGTACCACCGCCGATGGGTGGACCATATGGTGGCAACAACGCACTGCACTGCACGGACGGTGCAATGACGATAAAGCGCAAGGTGCAGCCAAAATACAAGCTACCCACGCTCAACTGGGTAGCGCTGAAACCGAACCAGGTTCGTGGCACGATCTTTAATGAGTTGGATGACGAGAAACTGCACCGGCAGATAGACTTTGTCGATTTCGAGGAGCGGTTCAAGATCGGTATGGGCGGGCCGGTAACCAACGGCAACTGTGATATGGACGGGTTGACGGCATTCCCCAGCAAACGGTTCAAGAAACCCGAGCACATTTCCCTGCTCGAACACACGAGATTAAGAAACATTG CAATATCTCGAAGAAAGCTAGAAATGCCCGCGGAAACCGTTATCAAAGCGATCAACAATCTCGATCTCAAGCTCCTGTCGCTGGAAAATGTGGAACTGCTGCAAAAGATGACACCGACCGACCAGGAACAGAAGCTCTACAAAGAGTATGTGATAGAGAAGAAAGATCTGAACCAGCTGACGGAGGAGGACAAGTTTATGCTGCAACTGACGAAAGTCGAACGAATCTCATCGAAACTATCGATAATGAACTACATTGGGAACTTTTTCGAAAGCTGGCATCTCATTAGTCCG CAAGTGTACTCCATCATTTCCGCATCCTCCTCAATCAAGTCGTCGAAAAAGTTCCGCGCAGTGCTGGAAGTGATTTTGGCATTTGGCAATTATCTGAACAGCAGCAAGCGCGGTCCTGCCTACGGCTTCAAGCTGCAATCGCTCGACACGCTGCTCGACACCAAGTCGAACGACAAGCGCATGAGCCTGATGCACTACATTGTGGCTACCATTCGACAGAAGTTTCCCGAGCTGATGAACTTCGATACGGAGCTGTTCTGCATCGACAAGGCAGCGCAGGTATCCCTCGAGATGCTCATTTCCGATGTGAACGAGCTCGAGAAGGGCATGGAAACGGTACGCAAGGAAGCGGATCTACGTGGCAAAGGCACGCAGAGCCATGTGTTGCGAGATTTTCTGGCGAACTCGGAagaaaagttgaaaaaaatccgCTCGGATTGTAAAACGGCACAG GAATCCTTCAAAGAGTGCATTGAATACTTTGGCGAATCATCACGAAATGCAGATGCAAATGCATTCTTTTCATTGCTAGTCCGATTCGTACGAGCATTTAAG ATCTGTGATCAGGAAAACGAACAACGACGACGGTTAGAGGCGGCTGCCCTACAAGCGTCCACCAAGAAGGACGAAGAAGAGCAGGTGGTGCTACGgaataataaaatcaataatcaAAAGAAGCAACAGGTACGCCCCTTGGCCGATGGTAACCCTCTCCGACTATCGACTGCCTTTCTGCAAAATCTAACCCAAATGAATCGGGAACTGCAACACGTGTTTGGCTCTGGTAGCTCTTATGTTAGCTGA